GTGCCACGCGCAGTGAGGTCGGCCTGGAAACCCAGAGGATCGTCGGCCGCGGCCGCAAATTCCACCGTCCCGGACAAGCGGCCGGCCGGCCCTAACAGCGAGCCGACGTCGCTGCAGGGGATGTCCGACAGCTGCATGGCTGACCGCTGCAGTTCCAGATCGGCGCCGATCTCAAGATCGGCTATCCAGGTGCCGCCGCCGGCCCGGCCATCAAAATGAACGCTGGCCGGCTGGCCGGGCCGCCAGTTAACCGCGGCATCAGCCGAGTCAAACCGCAGCTGCTGCCCCGCCAAACGGTAGGTAAACGGCGCCTGGACCGAGAGGCGCGCGTGCCCGCCGTCCTGGTCACCCTCGGCGACGACGGCCGGATTCTGTTCGAACCTGAACCCTTCGAGCTGCCGGCTCAGCTCGGGGCGCAACCAGGTGGCGAGGGCTACCGGCGAAACTTTCGCCTCGAGTGACTTGAGCGTCAGGGCGCCGTTCCCGGCGTCGAACGCGAACGCACCCGTGCAATCCCCGTCGTCACGTGCAATGCGTACGGCGTCAAAGTTTATGACGCCGTCCCGGACCTGGAACCGGGCGCTGCCGGAATTAAAGGACACGCCCCGGAACTTCGTGTGGCCGAGCCAGATCTGGCCGCTGCCGGTGAGCCGGTCCGGAAAGGGAGCGTCCCCCCGGAGATTGACCTGCAGGACCGGCGAAGCCTGGAATTCCCATTCGGCCAGCCGTTCCTGGAAGGAAGACGCCAGCAGCGGGGCAAGCGCCTGCGGGTCGATCCCGGACTGCAGGCGAAGCCGAAACTCGCCCGGCCGCCGCAAAACTTCACCGGCCAGGGTACCCGTCCGGTGACCGACTTCAGCGTCGGTCAACATCCAGGTCAGGCCGTCTTTGGAGAAGTTGGCATGCAGGCTTAGGAAACCGACTCCGCGATAAACGAACTGATCGCACGCGACGCTGCCCAGGAAGCGGACGTGCCCGTCGGCCCGAACCGCGCCGCTCAACTCGACCTGCGGTCCGCGCGGAAAACTCCAGTCACGGGCCCACAGGCACCGGGGATCAGGACCGAGAAGCGCCGGCAGATCCAGGCTGGTGCGGACCTGGAAGGTTTTGTCGCCTGAAACGAAGTCCCATGAGCCCGAAGCCAGCGCCTCGCCTTTGGCGTCGCGCAGGTGCATCCGGCGCACTTCGAGCCGCTGTTGTTCGACCTTGAATTCCGCGCTGACGTCTTCCAGCCGGTAGCCGAGGCGCTCAATCTGCCTGGCCTGGAAGGACCCGTCCTCAATGCGCAATGAAGCCAGGTCGGCCATGTCCCCCTGGAACGTAAAGTTCAATTGCGGCGGCCCTTTCGCCGAACGCAGCCGCTGAATCTCGCCGATGATACCGCTCAGGAACCGGTCGTTGCTGTGCGGCCTGGCATTTGCATCCGGGGAGAGGCCGCTGAAATTTTCGGGATTGATCAGGGTTCCCGAAGCGGTGCAGCGGATGCCGAGAACGTCGCCACTCAGCTGGCGGATTTCGATCCGGCCGGGTATGAAGTAAATGCGGGCCTGCACGCTGCCGGCATAAAGACGCAGGGAGCCGTCGCGGTTCGGCTGGAGTGGGATCAACAGCCGCGCGTCACGCAGGTCGACCGCGTTCAGGGCCGGTTCGTGCTGGAAAAGCGCTGCGTAATTGATGTCGAGTGAGAGGTTACTCACCTGCGCGAGCAGGTTGTCCATGGCCTCGTCCTCAAAGATGTCAACATCCTGCGCGACGAGCCCGCGGAACGGGTCGAGGGTCAGCCGGCGTACGTTGATGACGAGGCCGAAACGTTTGAACTCGTGGGCCAATAAGGCGCGCCAGCGGCGGCCAAAACCTTTGTCATAGGCGTAGTAGCCGGCCCAGCTCAAGCCGGCCAGGGTCAACGCGACCACCAACCACCGGTACGCCGAGAGTAAACGGGCGAGCTTCACGTGAAACAAAAATTTGTCAGCACCCAATCCCGGAGGCAACCGCGATTCGTATGAGGTATGAACGGGGGAGGCTTTTCATGAATGAATAACCTGGTGCAAATTGGTTTGCCAAGCGGGCACATAAGCTGCTAAAGAATAATTCCCGATGATTCAACCGAATTGTCGGGCACGCTTTACGGCGGACGATTTCGGGTTCATGGTCCGTGCGCTCACGAAGCATGAACCTCAGGCCGTCAGCTTGGTCGATTTGCTGACCGACGCAGAAACGCGTGACCAGATTCTCGACCACGAAGTGCTCGTCCGTGCGGTGCTGGAAAACCCATCCAATCTGACCATTTCTCCGCAGTTCTACTTTTATATCTTAGCCAGGCTTGCCTTAAAACGCTCAGGGATAACTGATCGGAACCTGGCGGATTACGTGGCGGCGCTGCTTGAGGATTTCACACGGACGCGCCGGCTTCAGGGCTTGATGGAAAACGTGCAAAGCACCTATGTCTCCGACCTGCTGCTGGCACTCCGCAACGCGAGCTCTTTTGAAACCTTCCTGATCCGGACGCACATCGGTAATTACGCCCTGTTCATCACCGGCATTTTCCATGACAACGTCGAGCGGCGCAGTTTGCGCGGGGCGCCGTCGTGTGCGTTTTACGAGGACATGGGGCGCCGCAGTTTTCAAGTGGTGGCTTCGCACCAGGTGGCGCGGCGTTTCGAAATGAGTGACCTGTTCGAAAACCTGGCTGACCAGTTTCATCATTGCCGGGTGGCCCTGAACCGGCTGGCCGAAGAGTTGTTAGATTTAAATGGTGACCATCGGATGCCTTCATTTGGATGAACCCGACTTTGTTCAGTGAAGTTCAGCGTTTGTTCGAGCGCACCTATGCGAGCGCCGGCATTAATCTTGAGGAATGCCTGATAGATCGATCGCGTTGCGCCCATCTAACCAGGCTCGCCGGCGCTTCTGCGTGCGAGTTGAACGATCTGGCGCGCACCTTTTTGCGGACGGCCGACGACCGCCTGTACGTAGGTATTTATTATTCAAGCTGGTTGATCGAACAGCTCGAGCGGCACGATCCCCGGTTAGGTTTGTCCGACTCGAATATCCGGTCACTGATCATGTTCGTCGAAGAGATTAACCACGCGTTGCACGCCGCACTGCAGTTTAAAGCCGGTCTGCGCCAGATTGCCGCTGAGGATTTTGCACGCAACCTTGAGCTTCAGGGTTTGGTTGACACCTACCTGGTGCTCTTGTTGTTCGTGGCGTTTTTCCGGCGTACCCAACGGGTTTCACGGGCCGACCGGCGGTGGCTCAGGTTTCATCTCTTTGAATGCCAGGCCCCGGACGCTTACAAGGATGAGAACCTGCGGGCGCGATACCTGGAGACCGGCGAACTGGCGGCATCGTACACCCATTTTCTTGATACCTTGAATGGCGCGCGCCGGCTGGAAGAGATTCGAAACTTTCACTCTTTAAGCTATGAACAGAAGAAGCGCCACATCCTTGCGCTGATTAATCGTCCGCAGGAACCCTAGCAACAGGACCGGCGGTGCGATGGACGCTTGGGTCTTGTCTTGTATATGCGCCGTTCACCGTTCATGGTGCAGCCATGCCGGCAGCGGCCCGTCTGATTGTGACCGGTGACGACTTCGGCGCGAGCAGCCGAGTCAATGAAGCGATCCATCGCGCCTACGAAAGCGGCCTGTTGCAGCAGGCCAGCCTGATGGTTTCGGGGTTTGCCGCGGCCGAGGCGGTGCGCATCGCCAAACGATGCCCGGGGTTAACCGTGGGCCTGCACCTTACTTTATGCGCCGGCCACGCGTTGAGGGCGTCTCGATTGACGGACGCCAGCCGCCGTCTGCCGGCCAGCCCGCTTGTGGCCGGTTTGCGGTATGCCGTTGACCCCCGCTGGGAACACGACCTTGCCGGTGAGATCGAAGCGCAATTCACCGCCTTTCGCCGGCTTGGCCTCGGCACTGCTTATTGGGACGGTCACTGTCACCTGCACCTGCATCCAAAGATCTTCGGGCACGCCGCCCGCAGCGCGGGTAGCGGTTTCAGTTACGTGCGGCTGGTACGGTCTCCACTGCCCGGAAACATTCTGGAACAGGTCTTCAACCGGTTGAGTGACGATGCACTCCGCCGTTTACAGGGCAGGCGACCGCTTGCCTGCGCAGACGCCCTTTATGGATTACGGTACAGCGGACGAATGAACACGGAGAATTTTCTGGCCTGCGTTCGTTCCATTCGACCCGGCCAGCTGGCCGAGATCTATTATCATCCGGGCGCGGAGACCGTTGAACCCGACCCCGACATCATCCTGGAAGCGATCCGGCACCGCGGCGTTGTCCTCTGCTCAAGCCGGGCGGTGCGCGCCCCGGTAAACTCGTAGGCATGCGTGTGACCAACCACAGCCTTGACGGGTGCCCCCTGGGGGTGGTTGGTCCGACGCGTACGATGGCCATACGTTACTGCTGAGGCGAAGCCGCTGCCTGATCCCCCTGCGGTGATCGTGAGTGAGGCATGCTCAGTGAAACAAAACGTTTGACAGCCTGCTTACACCCCTTCTGAGGATGGTTGAGCCGGTTTTAGCCCCGAAGGGGCGGCAGAACCTAGCCCAGGGTTTTACCCTGGGAACGCCATCCCCCTCAGCGTTGAGCCCTCCTAAGGCGTCACGCCTGTACGCCCATCCTGACAAACACCCGCCCCGCCGGGTTGGATTTGCTGAAGGGGCGGCAGAAAATGCGAGCGACACCTTCTGCCGGCCCTTCAGGCCTCCGACGAGGAAGAGGGCCGCTTCCCAGGGTAAAACCCTGGGCTAGGTTCTGCCGCCCCTTCGGGGCTAAAATCGGCTCGGTCGGCCGGAGCAAGCAAGGCCACCGGCCACCCCCTCTGGCCGTCTCACTCGCGCAACGAGCCGCTCAACCAACTTCAAAACCGGTGTAGGGTGGAGGGCGTGGATGACTCTGCGCGCGGCGGATCGCATTCGCCTTCCGGTTCGGTTTCCATCGCCCCTTCCAGCAAACACACCGGACAGCCCGTGCCGTCGCCTCGGGCCGGATAGGGCGGTGCCGCAGGCTGGGCAGGCTCGAGACACGTGCATCGAAACGTTCGGGTTCATGGCGCAGCGGGTCCCCTTGGTCTACACGATGGCCGCGGCCTGTGCCTTAACGCGCTCCCGCTCGAATCGATCAAGTCCGTACCGGTCGTAAAATTCGGCCGGTGCATCGTGGGCCCCCAGAATGGCGGCCATTTCGTGGTGGAAACGTTCCTCAATCACGGGTTCTCGGAATGGCTGCGCCTGCTGAGGATCCTTCTGCAAGTCATACAGCACGGTGCCCCGCTCCGGCTCGAATCGCAACGCACCCCGCGTCGCGAGGTGCTGCGGCTCCTTGAGGGCGTTCACGCGCAGCACCGGCATGCCTTTGGTGAAATCAAAAGGCGGCGCCAACTCCGCCGTCCGCAGCTCCTCGGCCGTAAAAAGGGAGCGCAGGTCCATGGGCATCAGCGTGTACTGGTAGAGGCCGGGTGCGTAAAGGTCAGGCGGGTAGAGGTAGTGAACGTAACGTCCATCGCACGCACCTAACGGGCCACCAAACATGCCGAACAGGCAGGTTGTCCGAAACCCTCGGTCCTGGGCCAGGAGGGGGAGCAGCGAATGACCCTGCACTTCCTTAGGTATGTCTACCTCGAAGCAGTTTAAAAAGGTCGGCATCAGGTCGATCGTTTGCGTCAACGCCTGGCGCCGCGATCCCCCTTCGCCGGCGTGGGCGGGATGGTAAACGAGCAACGGGATATGGGAAATCTCCACGTAGTATGGCATCCGATTTTTGCCCCACCACTCGTGTTCCGCGAGCAGGAATCCGTGGTCGGTGGAGAGAATCAAAATGGTGTCATTCCACAACCCGTGCCGGTCGAAAGCATCGAGCAACTTGCCGAAATAATGGTCGCTCATGGTCACGAGCGCGGCGTAGTTTGCCCGAATCTCGGCGATTTCCAATGCGCTATCGGTCGCCCGCTCGTACTGCGGCCAGTCCAGCACTTTCCCGGTATACCCGGTCGGGTACAGGTCTCGAAAGCGCGGAGGGGCATCAAAGGGTTCGTGCGGGTCGAAGCACTCCACCTGCAGGAACCAGGGCCCGGCGGTGTGGTTGAGCTCCAGGAATTCCAAAGCCGCCGCAAAGCAATTTGGTCCCGGCATGGCCGCTTCGTCGCGCATCCATTGACGGTTAATGACATTTTGCCGATGGGGACTGACCGGGTCGAAGCGGTACTGCTTCGCTGAGTATTTCTCTCGGAAGCGTTCCAGCGGGGGCTGGACCATCGCCTTCCAGGCGTCATCCTCCTGCCCCCGGAAGAACTCCCAGCTCTGGAAACGCCCGTGGTAGGTGGCGCCGCCGTCTTTGAAGTAATGGAGGTGGTCGGTGATCAAGTGGGTGTAGACGCCGGCAGCCCGCATCAGCGCGGGGAACGAATTGTCGAAGGGCTCAAGCGGTCCCCAGGGCCGGTGCATGAAACTGAGCCGGCCGGTATGGAGGTCGCGCCGGGCCGGCATGCACGGGAGGCTGCCGACGTAATGGCGGTCGAAAGCGACGGCGCGCCGGGCGAAGCGGTCAAAGTTCGGGGTGTGCACGCCGTTAGCCCCGTAGCAGCCGAGCGCGGTGCGGTTCAATGAGTCAAAAAGGACAAAAACCGTGTTCAAACGATGCATCGTGTGCGGACCGAAGTTGCGGGTTAGAGGCAACGCCACAGGCCGTTATTGAGGCCGTTCCTCGCGGGTCGGAACCGGCGACGGCGTCCAAGCCCCTTGCTTGCCGGCGAATGCGCGGCCCGCTGCCCGCCGAGGCCGGCAGGACGCGGGGCCAAGCCGAAAACGCGCGCCCTAGCGGAGTTCACGTCCCTGGATAAACGCTTCCGTCTTCTGTCGGGCTTCGTCGTCGCTGAACTGGCGGGGCGGCGATTTCATGAAGTAACTGGAGGCGCTCTCCAACACGCCGCCAATCCCGCGGTCCATCGCGAGCTTGGCGCAACGCACGGCATCGATCACGACGCCGGCGGAATTGGGCGAATCCCATACCTCCAGTTTCAACTCACAGTTGAGCGGAACGCCCCCAAAGGTGGTGCCTTCCATGCGGATGTAGCAGAATTTGCGGTCTTCGAGCCAAGGGACAAAATCGCTGGGTCCCACGTGAATATTTCGCTCGGCGATCCGCTCGTCGCCAAGCTGGCTTACCACCGCTTGGGTTTTCGAAATCTTTTTGGATTCCAGCCGTTCCCGCTCGAGCATGTTTAAAAAGTCGGTATTGCCCCCGAAATTGAGCTGGTAGGTCCGGTCGAGCTGCACGCCGCGTTCCCGGAAAAGGTTGGTCAACACGCGGTGCACGATCGTGGCGCCCACCTGGCTCTTGATGTCGTCGCCGATCAAGGGGAGCCCGCGCTGCTCAAAGCGTTTGCGCCAATCCTTGTCGGACGCGATGAAGACGGGAATGCAATTCACAAACGCGCAACCGGCTTCCAGGACCTGTTCGGCGTACCATCGGCTGGCCACCTCGGAGCCCACCGGGAGGTAGGACACGACGACGTCCGTCCGGGTGTCCCTGAGGATCTGGACGACGTTTTCGGGGTCCCGGGCGGTGGTTGGAACCGCTTTCTTCAGATACTTTCCGAGCCCATCGTGGAGCGGGCCCCGGTACACACGGGCGGCGGTTACGGGAACATCGGCGAACTTGTGGGTGTTATTCGGGCTGGCGAAGATGGCTTCGGCCAGGGGCCGGCCCACCTTGGTTTCATTGACGTCGAAGCCCGCCGTAAACTCGACGTCGCGAATGCGGTAGGGGCCCACAATCGGGTTCATGAGTCCGGGTACTCGCCGGTTCGCGTCGACGCTTTGGTAATACTCGACGCCTTGGACCAGGGAGGAGGCGCAGTTGCCTACGCCGATGATGGCCACGCGTACTTTTTTCTGATTCGTGGTAGGGGAAGTGGAGGTTGGGTTCATGATTTGTATGGATTTTGATAGTTGCATATTTATGCATTGGGGGTCTGGAGCCTCGCGGATAGATGCATCACCCCGCCGGTCAGGGCCGTTGGGGTGAGGCGCTTGCCCACGAACCTTTGAACGGGGACGGCGGGCGGCGCGCCGAGGTAGAAAGGCCTTCGTCCTTGGAGGCCAGGATGCTGCGGATCAGGGACGTGGTGAGGACGACGGCACCGCCCAGCACAGACCAACCCGACGGACACTCATGCGCGGCGAGCATCACCCAGACGGGGTTCAAGATCGGCTCAACCATGGTGATTAACGTGGCGTCGAGCGCCCTGACTTCCCGGATCGCACGCGAGTAGAGCACGTAGGGCACTCCAAGGGAGAGCCCGCCCAGCAACAGCAGCCACAGCGCGTTGTGCCCCAGGTTGTGGGCTGGGAACATCCAGGGACTGGCGACGGCAAGGGTCAGCAGGTTGCCCAGTTGGGCCACGGCTTCGGGGCAAGCCGTGCGCGCCCGGCGCATCAGCATGATCAGCCACGCCGAGCAAAACCCGCTGCCCAGGCCCGCCAAAACGCCCCAGCGGCTTTGCAGGTCGAGTTCATTGCAAAAAAACAGGGCCACCCCGCCCAGTGCGAGGCCGATAAGCGCCCAGTCCCGTCGCCGGGTGCGCTCACCCAGCAGCCAGGGACCAATCAGCGCGATATGGAGCGGGGCCGTGTAGTGGAGGAACACGGCGTTGGCCGCCGTGGTTAATTTTGTGGCGATCACGAACAGGAACATCACGGCCGCGTAGGCCAGGGCCCCGGGCACCGCACCCCAGGTGAGCTGGCGCAATGCCTGCGGCTTGGCCACGGCAAGGACGGCGAAGGCAATCAGGCCACGGGCGCCGGCGATGGCCACCGGGTTCCAATCGATGAATTTGACCCAGAGGCCGCCGAGCGACCAGAGGACCGCAGTCATGAGCAGCAATACCACGCCTTTTTTCATAATTTTACCCAGGGAATCGAGGTCGGTTTGCGGAGGATTCGTGCTTTGGAGCCTAAGCAGGCCGCAGGATCGGGAGCGGTTCTTGACGGATGGCCGGAAGGCTCAGGGGGCTGCCAAACCAGAGGTAAGCGTTCGCATTCATGGCGGTTTACAAACCGCTTCAGCGCTAAAGGTTTCAGAAGGGCTGCATCGGATTTGACTTTTTTTATCGCCCGAAAGTTTTATAGAGGGTCTGGAGGAAGGAGTTTTGTATCGCCCGTATGGACCCGAAGGACAGCCCCGAGGCGTACAGCCCGGCGGGCTTTGAGCCCACCCGCTGGACCGTGGTGCTCGATGCGGCCCAAAGCGCGGCCCCGGGCGGCCCGCAAGCGCTGGCCCGGCTGTGCGCGCGCTACTGGCGACCTTTGTACACCTTTGCCCGGGGGCAGGGCCACAGCCCCGAGGACGCCCAGGACTTGGTCCAGGGCTTCTTTGCCCACCTGATCGAGCACCGCGCCCTGCGCAGCGCCGACCGGGCCAAGGGCCGCTTTCGATCCTTTTTGCTGGCCTCTTTTCAGCATTTCATGGCCAACGAACGCCGCCGGGCCCGTACCGAGAAACGCGGCGGGCATGCCGAAGTGCTGCGCCTGGACTGGCAGGACGAGGAGGGACGCCTGGGCTTTGAACCCCAGGACCCCCTTACCCCGGAGGTCCTCTACGACGCGCGCTGGGCGTTGCTGGTCTTGCGGCGCGCTGCCCTCAAGCTCGAACAAGAACAGGCGGCGGCGGGCCGGGGCGAGGCCTTCGGAACCCTCAAAAGTTTTCTGGGGGACGAAGGCACCCGGGCCAACCTTTCGTATGAGGAGGCTGCCCGCAGGCTGCAGGTGGGGCTGCCTGCCTTGAAGACGCTCGTCCACCGGTTGCGCCGGCGGCATGCGGAGCTGGTGCGCGCCGAAGTGGAGGGCACGCTGGAGGACCCGGCGGAGGTCGACGCCGAGCTGCGGGCCTTGCGCGAGGCGCTTTTGGCGGCCCGGGGTCGCGTGGAAGCCTGACAAGGGGCGCTTTGGGGGAAACGGCGATTAACGCGGAGGCGGACCCCTTGCCCGAAGCCCCGTCGAGCCGGGCGGCTCAGGCCTGCTGCCCGTCCTGCGGCACGCCCTACCCGGCCGGGGCGAAGGGCCTGGGCTGCGCGGTCTGCTTATTGCAGGGGGCGCTAGGGGTTGAATCCGCAACCGAAGGCTGCCCGGGGGGTAACGGGCCTTGGCTGTCGGAAGAAGGCCGCTTTGGCCATTACGCACTGGTGCGGCGCGCGGACGGCGCCTTCGAGGAACTGGGCCGGGGCGCCATGGGCGTGACTTACCAAGCCATCGACACCGTCCTGGGTCATGCCGTGGCGCTCAAAGTACTCGAGGCGCCCCTGGCGGCCCGCACCGACGCACGGGAGCGTTTCTTGCGCGAGGCCCGCGCCGCCGCGCACCTGCGCCACCCCCACGTCGCCTCGGTCCTTTATTACGGGGTGCGCAAAAGCGATGGCCAATGCTTTTACGCCATGGAACTGGTCGAAGGCGAGACCCTGGAAGCCCGGCTGCGGCGCGAAGGGCCGCTGGACGCGCCCGAAGCGTTGGCAATCGTCACGCAGGTCGCCCGTGCGCTGGTCGCGGCCGAGGCCCAAGGGCTCGTGCACCGGGACTTGAAACCTTCCAACCTGATGCTGGTGAAGGGACCGGAATGGCTCGTGAAGGTCATCGATTTTGGCTTGGCTAAGGCAATGGTGGCCGGTCCGGAGGAGAGCGCCCTAACCTGCGGCGGTTTTGTGGGCACGCCCGCCTTCGCCAGCCCCGAGCAGTGCGCCGGGGGGCAGGTTGACGCCCGTTCGGACCTTTATGCGTTAGGCGTGACGCTCTGGCAAGCGCTCACCGGGCAGGTGCCTTTCCGCGGTTCTGCGGCCGAGGTCATTGGGATGCATCGGCGCGCGCCCTTGCCGCTGGAGCGCCTTCAAGGCGTGCCTCAACCGGTGGTGGTCTTGATCCGAAAATTATTGGAGAAAAACCCGGCGCGGCGGTTGCAGACCCCGGCCCAGCTCCTGCAGGCGCTGGCAACGGTCACGGCCGCCGTTGAGGAGGACCGTACCCTCACCCAGCGCGGGTTACGCCCAGCGTCGGCGATCGGTGGAGGGGCTATCACCCGCAAGAAGCCGTCCATACGACGAGGGCCGAAGGAGATTTGCGTCGCCCGGCTGCCCGTGACCACGAGCCAAGTCTTCGGCCGGGAGGCGGACCTGGCG
The genomic region above belongs to Verrucomicrobiota bacterium and contains:
- a CDS encoding serine/threonine-protein kinase PknK; this encodes MPEAPSSRAAQACCPSCGTPYPAGAKGLGCAVCLLQGALGVESATEGCPGGNGPWLSEEGRFGHYALVRRADGAFEELGRGAMGVTYQAIDTVLGHAVALKVLEAPLAARTDARERFLREARAAAHLRHPHVASVLYYGVRKSDGQCFYAMELVEGETLEARLRREGPLDAPEALAIVTQVARALVAAEAQGLVHRDLKPSNLMLVKGPEWLVKVIDFGLAKAMVAGPEESALTCGGFVGTPAFASPEQCAGGQVDARSDLYALGVTLWQALTGQVPFRGSAAEVIGMHRRAPLPLERLQGVPQPVVVLIRKLLEKNPARRLQTPAQLLQALATVTAAVEEDRTLTQRGLRPASAIGGGAITRKKPSIRRGPKEICVARLPVTTSQVFGREADLAFLDAAWDDWKVNVVSVVAWGGVGKSALVNHWLRRLAAKGYRSADGVFGWSFYRQGTSGEGTSADEFLDAALSWFGDPDPRRGSGWEKGERLARLIARRRTLLVLDGLEPLEL
- a CDS encoding inositol-3-phosphate synthase, which gives rise to MNPTSTSPTTNQKKVRVAIIGVGNCASSLVQGVEYYQSVDANRRVPGLMNPIVGPYRIRDVEFTAGFDVNETKVGRPLAEAIFASPNNTHKFADVPVTAARVYRGPLHDGLGKYLKKAVPTTARDPENVVQILRDTRTDVVVSYLPVGSEVASRWYAEQVLEAGCAFVNCIPVFIASDKDWRKRFEQRGLPLIGDDIKSQVGATIVHRVLTNLFRERGVQLDRTYQLNFGGNTDFLNMLERERLESKKISKTQAVVSQLGDERIAERNIHVGPSDFVPWLEDRKFCYIRMEGTTFGGVPLNCELKLEVWDSPNSAGVVIDAVRCAKLAMDRGIGGVLESASSYFMKSPPRQFSDDEARQKTEAFIQGRELR
- a CDS encoding DMT family transporter; amino-acid sequence: MKKGVVLLLMTAVLWSLGGLWVKFIDWNPVAIAGARGLIAFAVLAVAKPQALRQLTWGAVPGALAYAAVMFLFVIATKLTTAANAVFLHYTAPLHIALIGPWLLGERTRRRDWALIGLALGGVALFFCNELDLQSRWGVLAGLGSGFCSAWLIMLMRRARTACPEAVAQLGNLLTLAVASPWMFPAHNLGHNALWLLLLGGLSLGVPYVLYSRAIREVRALDATLITMVEPILNPVWVMLAAHECPSGWSVLGGAVVLTTSLIRSILASKDEGLSTSARRPPSPFKGSWASASPQRP
- a CDS encoding sulfatase; this encodes MNTVFVLFDSLNRTALGCYGANGVHTPNFDRFARRAVAFDRHYVGSLPCMPARRDLHTGRLSFMHRPWGPLEPFDNSFPALMRAAGVYTHLITDHLHYFKDGGATYHGRFQSWEFFRGQEDDAWKAMVQPPLERFREKYSAKQYRFDPVSPHRQNVINRQWMRDEAAMPGPNCFAAALEFLELNHTAGPWFLQVECFDPHEPFDAPPRFRDLYPTGYTGKVLDWPQYERATDSALEIAEIRANYAALVTMSDHYFGKLLDAFDRHGLWNDTILILSTDHGFLLAEHEWWGKNRMPYYVEISHIPLLVYHPAHAGEGGSRRQALTQTIDLMPTFLNCFEVDIPKEVQGHSLLPLLAQDRGFRTTCLFGMFGGPLGACDGRYVHYLYPPDLYAPGLYQYTLMPMDLRSLFTAEELRTAELAPPFDFTKGMPVLRVNALKEPQHLATRGALRFEPERGTVLYDLQKDPQQAQPFREPVIEERFHHEMAAILGAHDAPAEFYDRYGLDRFERERVKAQAAAIV
- a CDS encoding ChbG/HpnK family deacetylase; amino-acid sequence: MPAAARLIVTGDDFGASSRVNEAIHRAYESGLLQQASLMVSGFAAAEAVRIAKRCPGLTVGLHLTLCAGHALRASRLTDASRRLPASPLVAGLRYAVDPRWEHDLAGEIEAQFTAFRRLGLGTAYWDGHCHLHLHPKIFGHAARSAGSGFSYVRLVRSPLPGNILEQVFNRLSDDALRRLQGRRPLACADALYGLRYSGRMNTENFLACVRSIRPGQLAEIYYHPGAETVEPDPDIILEAIRHRGVVLCSSRAVRAPVNS